Proteins co-encoded in one Nicotiana sylvestris chromosome 7, ASM39365v2, whole genome shotgun sequence genomic window:
- the LOC104230128 gene encoding sulfoquinovosyl transferase SQD2-like, with protein sequence MSSYSSLFINSSSFTPFNYSLPPSCFHKVSYFSTSRTYPITLIYKKINFLQCKKSFNKRPFKKRSLIAPKASNKMTITEYRDEEEENPPPLLVSEMSSRPRRIALFVEPSPFAYVSGYKNRFQNFIKYLRELGDEVMVVTTHEGVPQEFYGAKLIGSQSFPCPWYRKVPLSLALSPRIISEVVQFKPDIIHASSPGIMVFGALIIAKLLSVPIVMSYHTHVPVYIPRYTFSWLVQPMWMVIKFLHGAADLTLVPSAAIAKDLEAYKVTKANRIRLWNKGVDSESFHPRYRSHEMRLRLSNGESDKPLIVHVGRLGVEKSLDFLKRVMDRLPDVRIAFIGDGPYREELEKMFQGMPAVFTGMLLGEELSQAYASGDVFLMPSESETLGLVVLEAMSSGLPVVAARAGGVPDIIPDDQQGKIGYLFNPGDLDDCMSKLVPLLHDAELRETMGKTARVEMEKYDWKAATRTIRNEQYSAAIWFWKKQRAVFLRPFQWMFRCIFAVPEVDYR encoded by the exons ATGTCCAGCTATTCTTCTCTCTTTATAAATTCTTCTTCCTTTACACCCTTTAATTATTCCTTACCTCCCTCTTGTTTTCATAAAGTTTCTTACTTTTCTACTTCAAGAACATACCCCATTACTTTAATTTACAAAAAGATCAATTTTTTACAGTGTAAAAAGAGTTTTAACAAAAGACCCTTCAAGAAAAGATCCTTAATTGCTCCAAAAGCTAGTAATAAGATGACAATTACTGAGTACAGAGATGAAGAGGAAGAGAATCCTCCTCCTTTGCTTGTATCTGAAATGAGTTCAAGGCCTAGGCGTATTGCTCTCTTTGTTGAGCCTTCTCCTTTTGC GTATGTTTCTGGATATAAGAACAGGTTCCAGAATTTTATAAAGTATCTCCGCGAACTGGGGGATGAG GTTATGGTTGTGACGACGCATGAAGGAGTACCCCAAGAATTTTATGGGGCAAAGTTGATAGGATCACAGAG TTTTCCCTGCCCCTGGTACCGGAAAGTACCCCTCTCACTTGCTCTCAGCCCTAGAATAATCTCCGAGGTAGTACAGTTCAAGCCTGATATCATACATGCATCATCTCCGGGTATAATG GTATTTGGTGCTCTTATCATTGCGAAACTTCTATCTGTGCCGATTGTAATGTCTTACCACACACATGTGCCAGT GTACATACCCAGATACACCTTTAGTTGGCTGGTTCAACCAATGTGGATGGTGATAA AGTTTCTACATGGAGCTGCTGATCTTACGCTGGTTCCATCTGCTGCTATTGCAAAGGATCTGGAAGCTTATAAGGTAACAAAAG CTAACAGAATACGGTTGTGGAATAAGGGTGTTGATTCCGAGAGCTTCCACCCCCGTTATCGGTCTCATGAAATGCGACTAAGATTAAG TAATGGAGAATCCGATAAACCTTTGATAGTCCATGTTGGACGACTTGGAGTTGAGAAGAGTTTGGATTTCCTCAAAAG GGTCATGGATAGACTTCCAGATGTTCGCATAGCTTTTATTGGAGATGGGCCATACAG GGAGGAATTGGAGAAAATGTTCCAAGGTATGCCTGCCGTGTTCACAGGCATGTTATTAGGGGAGGAGCTTTCCCAAGCATATGCCAGTGGAGATGTTTTTCTTATGCCTTCAGAGTCAGAGACACTGGGGCTCGTCGTTTTGGAGGCCATGTCATCAGGGCTTCCTGTAGTTGCTGCCCGTGCCGGTGGAGTTCCAGATATCATCCCTGACGATCAGCAGGGCAAGATTGGATATCTGTTTAATCCTGGGGACCTTGACGACTGCATGAGCAAACTAGTGCCCCTTTTGCACGATGCTGAATTGAGAGAAACTATGGGGAAAACTGCACGCGTAGAAATGGAGAAATATGACTGGAAAGCTGCAACAAGAACGATTCGTAACGAACAGTACAGTGCAGCCATTTGGTTCTGGAAGAAGCAGAGAGCAGTATTCCTGAGACCATTTCAATGGATGTTTAGGTGTATATTCGCAGTTCCAGAAGTCGACTATAGGTGA